The nucleotide sequence AGCGCCGTCGCGGCGGCCTCGGCGGCGGCGGCGGATCTGCCGACCACCAGCACGTTGAGGCCGGCGGCGACGAAGCGCGCGGACAGGCCGCGGCCGATGCCTTTACTACCTCCGGTGACGATGGCGACGCGGCCGGCGAGCGACTGAAGCATACGGTTCTCCTGGGTCGGTGGCGGCCGCGGACGCAGCCGGCGTGGTCAAACACCCGCGCTGGGCGCGCGATTTGTGCCTAATTTTCAGGCACGCCTATGAAACAAACAATGGGGCACCAAAAAGATGTTGTAAAGCCCACAGTCGTCCGCGTAAGCTCCAACCTACTTCAACATGAAGTCCAACATTCCTGGTCGATCGATCGCCGCCCGGGCCACCTGGACGGCGCCGTGCGGAACCCCGATCCGCCCCGATCGTACCATCCGGATCGAAGGCGTCGAGGAGAAGATACACCATGAAGTTGACACGACGTTCGGCCCTGAAGGGCATCTCGGCCGGCCTCATGGCCGCGGCCGGCACCGTCTCCGGCATCGGCTCCGCTTTCGCCGCACGCGAGAAGGAGCTCAACATCCTGTGCTGGGAGGGCTACAACTCGGCCCAGGTGCTCGACCCCTACCGCAAGGCGAAGTCGGCGACGGTGAAGGCGGAAAGCCTCACCAACGATCCCACCATGATCAACCGCCTGCGCGCCGGCGAGATCGGGGTGTGGGACCTGATCAACGTCAACAATCCGTGGGCGCGAAAAATCATGTTCCCGGAGAAGCTGATCCGGGCGCTGCCGCGCGACAAGTTCGAGCCCTACTTCGACAACATGCTGCCGATGTTCAAGCCGCCCTACAAGTGGGCGATGAGCGACGACGGCACCGAGTTGCTCGGCTCCTGCCAGCGGTTCGGACCCTACTGCTTCGTGGTCAACACCAAGAAGATCTCGCGCTCCACCGCCGAGACCACCGGCTGGGACCTGTTCAACGATCCGGCCCTGGCCGGAAAATACGGCATCCTCGAATCGGACGATTGGAACGTGTTCGGCATCTTCGTGGTGGCGGGCATCGATCCCTTCAAGATCCACACCGAAGAGGAGATGACCAAGTTCGAGGAGACCGCCAAGCGGATCTTCAAGGGCGCCAAGCTGATCGGCGACATCGCGGCGATGAACCAGGCGCTGGTGTCTGGCGAGATCGACCTGCACTTCACCGGTGGCACCTATTCGGTGTCCCCGGCCCGCGCCGACGGCAACCCGCATCTGCGCGGCATCACCCCGAAGTCGGGCCCGATGGCTGGCGGCAAGGGCGGCATCGCCTGGATCGAGGTGACCTCGCTGGTCAACAATCCGAGCCTGTCGCCGATCGCCGTCGACTTCCTGGAATACGTGCAGAAGCCGGAGGTGGCGCACAAGGTCGCCTTCGCCGAGGGCACCTTCAATCCGGTCGCGCAGATGGGCAACCCGAAGTGCTTCGAGCTGTTCAAGAAGGACGAACTCGACGCCATCCAGTGGGACAGCCTCGAAGAGGAAATGGCCGGCTCGGTCGAATACGACATCGTGCCGGACTACGACCGCGCGCTCGACATCATGAACGCGGCCAAACGCCTGCGCGGCTGATTTGAACCGAGGAGTGCCGTCGCGGCACTCCTCCCCCGCCCCACCGATCGTCCGTCGATCAGACCGCGTCAGCGGCCTGGCAGGTGTTTTATTGTCTTTCGAGAGGACCCATGTCCGCGGTTGATTCCCCCACCAAGCCCATCCTGCAGCTGGTCGGCGTCCGCAAAACCTTCGGCGATTTCACCGCGGTCGACCGCATCGATCTCGACGTGCGGGAGGGCGAGTTCCTCACCATCGTCGGCCCGTCCGGCTCGGGCAAGACCACACTGCTGCGTATGCTGGCCGGCCTCGACCGCCCGACCGAGGGCTGGATCACGCTCAATGGCGAGAACCTCAACGACGTGCCGCCCAACCGGCGCCCGACCTGCCTGGTGTTCCAGTCGCTGGCGCTGTTCCCGCACAAGAGCGTGGGCGAGAACATCGAGTTTCCGCTCAAGGTGAAAGGTGTTTCGCGCGCCGAGCGCAAGCGCCGCGCGCTCGAGCTGATGGGCGTGGTGCGGCTGCCGGAAGCCTACTACGGCAAGAACGTGATGAAGTGCTCCGGCGGCGAAAAGCAGCGCGTCGCCATCGCCCGCGCGCTGGCCTACGACCCCGCCGTGCTGTTCTTCGACGAGCCGCTGTCGGCGATCGACTACAAGCTCAAGAAGGTGCTGGAGAAGGAGTTGAAGGATCTCCACAAGGAGACCGGCAAGACTTTCATCTACATCACCCATTCGCTGGAAGAGGCGATGGTGATGAGCGACCGCATCGGCGTGATGCGCGCAGGCCGGCTGGTGCAGGTCGGCACCCCAGAGCAGATCTACGCCCACCCGGTCGACCGCTTCGTTTCCGAGTTCGTCGGCGAGGTCAACGTGTTCAACGTCGAGCGCGATGCGCCCGGCACCGCCTGGCACGGCGTCGACACGCCGGGCACGTTCAAGGTGACCGAGCCGCCGCTGCTGGAGGTCGAGGATCCTGCGCCGCCGGTCGCCGCGGCGACCACAGGCGAAGGCGAGGAGGCGCCCCCGCCGCCGAAGCCCAAGCGCATGATCGTCCAGAATGCCGTGCAGCTGGTGGTGCGTCCGGAATACATGCGCTTCGTCACCGAGGGCGAGCGCGTCGACAACCGGCTGCAGGGCACCGTCTACAACGAGTATTCGCTCGGCTCGCGCGTGCAGTATCAGGTGCGCTGCGGCAAGCGGGTGATCCTGGTCGAGCTGCCGCGCTCCAAGGCGCCGCCGGCCTCGGTCGACCGCACCGTCACCGTCGGCTGGGACGCCGCCGATGCCATCGTGGTGAGGGCATGACATGAGCACCCTCACTCCTCCTTCCGCCCTCGAAGCGACCGGCCAGCCGGCCGCCCCGGCCGCGGCCGGCTGGCGCGGCCCGCGGCTGTCGCTCGGCGCCCGTTGCTCGGCGCCGGTGCTGATCCTGCTCGGCCTCGGCTTCGTTGCGCCGCTGGTGGCGATCTTCGCCTATTCGTTCGCGAGGCCCCGCACCTTCGAGGTGTTCCGCTCGTTCACGCTGGACAATTACGCCACGCTGTTCGACGCCACCAACACGGTGTGGCTGTCGTTCCTGTGGTCGTTCGGCTTCGCGCTGGCCACCGTCGCCATTCTCGCGCTGGTGGCCTACCCGATCGCCTTTGGGCTCGATCGGCTGTTCGGCCGCTGGTCCTCGATCATCTCGCTGTTGTTCGTGTTTCCGCTGTTCGTGTCGGAGAACGTGCGGCTCTATGGCTGGGTGCTGTTCTTCATCAAGAACGGCGTGCTGGACGGCACGCTGAAGGCGATGGGCGCGGGCGGCGGACCTGAAGTGCTGTACTCGCCCGCGATCATTCTCGCCGGCATGGTCTACACTTATCTGCCGTTCATGCTGTTCCCGATCACGCTCGGCCTTGCCATGGTGCCGCGCGACATCATCGACGCCGCGCGCGACCTCGGCGCCGGCCGCCTGATGATCTGGCGCGAGATCGAGCTGCCGCTGGCGATGCCGGGCATTCTGATCGGTGTGCTGCTCACGTTCGTGCTGGCGATCGGCGCCGTCGCCGAAGCCAAGATCCTCGGCGGCCAGTCGGTGATCGTGGTCAGCCACGACATCGAGATCGCCTTCACCTATTCGCAGAACTGGCCGCTCGGCTCGGCGCTCGCCGTCGTCGTGTCGGTGTTCGTCGCCGCGCTGACCTTGTGGGGCCTGGCCCGCCTCGACCTCGACCGGCTGCTGGGGAGGCGGTGACATGGACCAGACACAGACCAGAAGCCACTTTTTCATCGGCCTGTGGACCGCGCTGGTGCTGGTCCTGGTCTACCTGCCGATCATCTGCGGGGCGGTGGCGAGCTTCACCAAGAGCCGCTACTTCGCCTTCCCGGTCTCGGCGTGGTCAACCTCGTGGTGGGAGAGAACGACCGACTCCATCGAGATCGGCATGATCGTGCAGAACTCGTTCCTGGTCGCCGGCTTCGTCACCGTCATCGCCGTGGTGCTCGCCTTCTTCGGCGCGCTCGCCTTCGCCCGCTACGAGTGGAGCGGCCGGAGGTGGTTTCAGAAGCTGATCATGCTGCCGATCTTCTTTCCCCAGCCGGTGCTCGGCCTGGCTTTGCTGCTGTGGTTCTCCGCGCTCGGCATCCCGACCAGCTGGGTCACCGCGGTGTTCGCGCACCTGGTGTGGATCGTGCCGGTGGTCACGCTGGTGATCGCGATCCAGGTCTATGGCTTCGACCCGACGCTGGAGGAGGCGGCGTTCGACCTCGGCTGCTCGCGCCTTCAGGTGCTGCGCGAGGTGACGCTGCCGCTGCTGTGGCCCGGCATCTGGTCCGGCGCGCTGTTCGCCTTCCTGTTGTCGTGGGGCAATTTCCCGCTGTCGCTGTTCACCGCCGGCGCCGATTCCACCATTCCCAAATGGCTTTACGCCAAGATGGTGGCCGGCTATTCGCCGATGGTGCCGGCGCTCGGAACCATGAGCACGCTGGGCGCCGCAACGGCCCTCGCTCTCGCCGGTCTTGCCGCGTTGATGTGGCGCAAGCTTCGCGCAGCCTGAGCACGACCGACCGGGCAGACAAGGCAGATATGACCAAACTGAGCAAGAAGGAACGGCACGAGCGCATCCTGCACGAGCTGGTGGCAAGCTCCACCCTCCGAGTGTCCGAGCTCGCCGCCGAACTGGAGGTCTCCACCGAGACCATCCGGCGCGACCTCTACGAGCTGGAGGAACGCGGCCTCATCAACCGCACCTATGGCGGCGCGGTGCGTCCGCTCGGCGCCGAGCCGTCGGCCAGCGAACGCCATCGGCTGATGGTGGAGGAACGCGAGGCGATCGCCGCCGCCACCGTCCAGCTGATCAAGCCCAAGGAGGTGGTGGCGATCGGCTCCGGCGCCACCACCACCCACGTCGCCCGGCGGATGGCGGCGGAATGCCGCGACGTCACCGTGATCACCCATGCCTTTTCGGTGGCCACGGTGCTGGCGGCCAACCCCACCATCCAGGTGCTGATCTGCCCCGGCCGCTACCACGGCCGCGAAGGCATGATGATCGGGCCGGAGACGCTGGAGTTCCTGCAATCCTACAACGCCAACTGGGCGATCCTCGGTGCCACCGGCGTCACGCCCGAAGGGTTTTGCGACGTCGATGCCGACGCCTGCGCGGTCTACCGGGCGATGATGCACCGCGCCGCGGCGACCATTGCGGTGGTCGACCACACCAAGTTCGACCAGTCGGCGCTCGGCCTGTGGGGCCGCTGGCACGACGTCGCCCATCTCGTCACCGACCGCAAGCCGCCGCCGGCGCTGGTGCGCGCGGCCGAGCGGGCGCGCACCGAGATCACCATCGCCACCAGACGCTGACAGCGGAGGAGGGCGAAGGGCCGACCATCGCTTGAGACACCGCGCGCGCCGCCCGGCAGGTTCCGCAGGCGCGACGACCGGAGCTGGGGCCGAAGCGGTCCCGAACGACAGACTGCGTGTTCGAGCCGACGCCGTCGAGCGGACGGCTCGACGGCGCGTGCCTCGATTAGGTCGCGCCGTTCGCCCAGGTTGCGCCCCGCCGCCCGCCGCCGGGACACCCCGGCAAATGTGGAAGTCCACACTGCTGTCGGCGCTGCCACCGCCCCGGCCACGCGAGGATTTTGCGCGCGGCGACGCTTGACCTCCGCCTTGGAGACGACCATGTCGTGGAAGACCCGCAACCGCTCATTCTATTATCTCGACGCGCCCGAGCCGCTCGAGCCGACGCTCGATCCGGCGGCAACGGCGCTGCTCGTCATCGACGTCCAGAACACCTATGTCGAGCGGCCGCCGCGCGAGGCGCTGACGAGCGAGGCCGGGCGCCAGCAGTGGGACGCGTGGACGCCGTTCCACACCCAGATGAGCGATGTGGTGATCCCCAACATCGCGTCGGCGCTTTCGCTGTTTCGCGCCAACCGGATCGAATGCGTCCACGCCCGCATCGCCTGCCGCACGCAGGACGGCCGCGACCGCTCTCTCAGCCAGAAAAAGCCCGGTTTCAACAATTTGCTGCTGCCGAAGAACGAGCGTTCCGCGCAGATCGTGCCGGCGCTGGCGCCGGTCGGCGACGAGATCACGGTGATCAAAACCACCGACAGCGCGCTGACCGGAACCAACCTTCGCCTGACCCTTCACAATCTCGGCATCCGCACCGTGGTGTGCGCCGGCATCTTCACCGATCAGTGCGTGGCGTCCACCGTGCGCAGCCTCGCCGACGAGAGCTTCGAGGTGATCGTGCTGGAGGATTGCTGCGCCGCCGCCACCGCCGAGCTGCACGCCCAGGAACTCGCGATCATCAACATGATCTACTGCGATGTGATGACGCTGGCCGAATTCGCCGACATTCTCGCCCGCCGGCTGGCCGCGGCGAGCCCTACGCCCGCCAGCGCCGCGCCGTTGCCGTGAGATTTATGTTGCACCCGCCACTCAAATTGTGGACACTTCCACAGATGGCGCGAACGCGCTGATCGGAGGCCGGCGTGTACAATCAGGATTTTCTCAAGCGACTTGAAGATCACCTGCGTGTCGCCCTGCCCCGGTGGGGTGTCGCGGAGGACGCCGACCTCAAGCTGCTCACCATCTCGGAGAACGCCACGTTTCGGGTGACGCGCGAAGGCGCGCGCGACATGGTGTTTCGCGTTCACCGGCCCGACTACCATACCCGCGACGAAATCGTGTCGGAGCTGACCTGGCTCGACGCCCTGACGCGCGAGGGCGTGGTGGCGACGCCGGGGTTGATCCCGCTCACCGACGGCAGTCTGATCGCCGACATCGACGACGGCGGCCGCACCCGCCACGTCGTCGCATTCGAGTTCGTCCCCGGCAGGGAGCCCGCGCCGGAGGACGATCTCCCGCGCTGGTTCCGCGAGCTTGGCCGCATCCACGCCACCCTGCACGACCACGCCCAGAGCTGGCAGCCGCCCTCGCGTTTCGTGCGCAAGACCTGGACCTGGGAGAGCACTGTCGGACCGTTCCCGCTGTGGGGCGACTGGCGCGCCGCCCTGGGGCTCGAACCGACCGGACGGGCGCTGATCGAACGCACCGTCGACGCGCTCGGCCGGCGCCTCGCCCGCTGGGGCCAGAGCCCGGCGCGGTTCGGCCTGATCCATGCCGATCTGCGACTTGCCAACCTTCTGGTCGACGACGACCGCCTGGTGCTGATCGACTTCGACGACTGCGGCTTCTCGTGGTTCCTCTACGATTTCGCCGCCGCCGTCAGCTTCATCGAAACCGACCCGCAGATTCCGGAGCTGTTGAACGCGTGGTTCGAAGGCTATCGCACCGTGCGGCCGCTTACCGACGCCGACGTCGCCGAGATGCCGGCGTTCATCATGCTGCGGCGGATTCTTCTCACCGCCTGGATCGCCTCGCATTCGGAGACGCCGACCGCGGAGGCGATGGGCGTGCCCTACACGCACGGCACGCTCGACCTCGCCGAGACCTTCCTGTCCCGCTGCGGCTGATCCCGGCGCCTTCGTCCCCGCCGCGAGCGGTGGCGGACCTTCGCAGCGGCGACCGCACGCCGCCGCCGACCTATGCATGGAACACAAGAACATGGCCGACACCGCACTGCAGATTCTCGCCCTCAACGCCTTCAATCCCATGGCGTCCGCGCAGCTCTCCCGCGATGTCGCCGAGCTGGTGACGCGCCGCCAACGGAGCTTCGGGCAGGCCTCGGTGCTGTTCTATGAGGAGCCGCTGCACGTGGTGGCCGGCATCGGCACCGAACTGATCACCATCGACGGCACGCCCTATCTCGACCTCTACAACAACGTTCCCTCGGTCGGGCATTGCCACCCGCGCGTGGTGTCGGCGGTGCGGGCGCAGGTCGGGCGGCTCAATATCCACTCCCGCTATCTGTTCGACGTGGTGCACGACTACGCCGAGCAGCTGCTGGCGACCTTCCCGGCGCCGCTGACCAACGTGCTGTTCACCTGCACCGGCAGCGAGAGCAACGACCTCGCGCTGCGGCTGGCCCGGCTGGTCACCGGCGGGCTCGGCGTGGTGGTGACCAAGACCGCCTATCACGGCAACACCACCGCGGTGACCGAGGTGTCGCCGTCGTCCTACAAGAAGGGGGCGCCGCCGGCCCACGTCCGCACCGTGCCGCCGCCGCACCGCGCCTATTACGGCGACGACATCGCCGGCGGCTTCGCCCGCGCTGTCGGCGCCGCCATCACCGCCATGGCCAATGACGGCATCCGCTTCGCGGCGCTGCTGGTGGACTCGATCTTCTCCAGCGACGGGGTGTTCGCTGACCCGCCCGGCTTCCTGGCCGAGGCGGCGGCGCTGGTGCGGGCGAAGGGCGGCCTTTTGATCGCCGACGAGGTGCAGCCCGGCTTCGGCCGCACCGGTGCCGGCCACTGGGGTTTCGCCCGCCACGGCGTGGTGCCGGACATCGTCACCATGGGCAAGCCGATGGGCAACGGCATGCCGATCGGCGGCGTGGTGACGCGGCCGGATCTTCTCGCCGACTTCGCCGAGAGCTTCGGCTACTTCAACACCTTCGGCGGCAACCCAGTGGCCTCGGCGGCGGCGCTGGCGGTGCTCAACGTGATCAAGGACGAAGACCTGATCGGCAACGCCAACCGCGTCGGCAATCACATGATGGCCTCGCTGCGCGATCTGTCGGCGCGCCACCCGGCGATCGGCGAGGTCCGCGGCGCCGGGCTCTATGTCGGCGTCGACATCGTCAATCGCGGCACCGGCCGGCCCGACCCGGCCGAGACGACGCGGCTGATCAACCGGCTGCGCGAGCGCCACATCCTGATCGGCGCCGCCGGCCCGTTCGGCGCGACGCTCAAGATCCGGCCGCCGCTGTGCCTGTCCGTCGGCGAGGTCGACCGCTTCATCGACGCCCTCGACGACAGCGCCGCAGCCTGAGCCGTCGGCGCCAGACCGGCCAGGCCGGGCGGTCAGCCGATCTCGACCACCACCCGGCCGCGCACCTGACCTTGCAGGATGGCGCGGCCGACCGCCTCGACCTCGGCGAGCGCGACGGTGCGGGTCATCGCCTTGAGCTTTGCACGGTCGAGGTCGGCGGCAAGGCGCGCCCACGCCTCCCGCCGCCGCGGCGGCGGGCACATCACCGAATCGATGCCGAGCAGCGACACCGACCGCAGGATGAACGGCGCGACCGAGGCCGGCAGGTCCATGCCGGCGGCGAGTCCGCACGCCGCCACCGCGCCGCCATAGCGGATCATCGACAGCAGATTGGCAAGCGGGGCCGAACCGACGCTGTCGACGCCAGCGGCCCATCGTTCCTTGGCCAGAGGCCGCGGTCTTACCGCCAGCTCGGCGCGGTCGATCACTTCGGACGCGCCAAGCTCCTTGAGATAGTCGGCCTCCGCCGGCCGGCCGGTGGCGGCCACCACCTGCCAGCCGAGCTTGGCGAGCAGCGCCACCGCCACCGAGCCGACGCCGCCGGCGGCGCCGGTCACGATCGCCTGGCCGCGGTCCGGGGTCAGGCCATGGCGCTCCAGCGCCATCACGCTCAGCATCGCGGTGAAGCCGGCGGTGCCGATCGCCATCGCCTCGGCCGGGCCCATGCCCTCGGGCAGCCGCACCAGCCAATCGCCCTTGACGCGGGCCTTCTCGGCATAGCCGCCAAGGTGGGTCTCCCCCAGCCCCCAGCCGTTCAGCACCACCTTGTCGCCCGCCGTCCAGCCGGGGTGGGAGGAGCGTTCGACCACGCCGGCGAAGTCGATGCCGGGGATCATCGGCCAGCGCCGCACCACCGGCGCCTTGCCGGTCAAAGCGAGGCCGTCCTTGTAGTTCACGGTGGAGTGGCTGACGCGGACGGTGACGTCGCCCTCCATCAGTTCGGCCTCGTCGAAATCAACCAGCGCCACGGTCTGCCCGCCCTCGGCCTGATCCACCCGCATCGCCTTGAACGTCATGTCTTCCCCCTGGCTGTTGTTGTCTGCGGAAACTCAAGCCGGCGACGACGCAAGGCGCGCCGCCGGCCGCTCCACCGGCTTTTCCTGGATCGGCAGATGCACCAGCGCGGCGAACAGGCCGAGCGCGACGCCGAGCCACCACACCACGTCGTAGCTGCCGGTGGAGTCGTAGAGCACCCCAGCCAGCCACACCCCGAGGAACGAGCCGATCTGGTGCGACAGGAACACGAGCCCGAACAGCATCGCCATCCAGCGCGGGCCGAACATCACCAAGACGAGGCCGGAGGTCGGCGGCACGGTGGACAGCCACAGCAGGCCGATGCCGGCGCCGAAGGCGAGCGCGGTCCAGGGCGTCAGCGGCAGCAGCACGAAGCCGACGATCAGCGCGGCGCGGGCCAGGTAGATCGCCGACAGCAGGTAGGGCTTGGAGACCTTGCCGCTCCAATAGCCGGCGAGCAGTGAGCCGGCGAGGTTGAACAGGCCGATCAGCGCCATCACCCAGCCCCCAACCGCGTTCGAGATGCCGTGGTCGACCAGGTATTTCGGCAGGTGGATGGTGAT is from Blastochloris viridis and encodes:
- a CDS encoding ABC transporter substrate-binding protein; translation: MKLTRRSALKGISAGLMAAAGTVSGIGSAFAAREKELNILCWEGYNSAQVLDPYRKAKSATVKAESLTNDPTMINRLRAGEIGVWDLINVNNPWARKIMFPEKLIRALPRDKFEPYFDNMLPMFKPPYKWAMSDDGTELLGSCQRFGPYCFVVNTKKISRSTAETTGWDLFNDPALAGKYGILESDDWNVFGIFVVAGIDPFKIHTEEEMTKFEETAKRIFKGAKLIGDIAAMNQALVSGEIDLHFTGGTYSVSPARADGNPHLRGITPKSGPMAGGKGGIAWIEVTSLVNNPSLSPIAVDFLEYVQKPEVAHKVAFAEGTFNPVAQMGNPKCFELFKKDELDAIQWDSLEEEMAGSVEYDIVPDYDRALDIMNAAKRLRG
- a CDS encoding ABC transporter ATP-binding protein, giving the protein MSAVDSPTKPILQLVGVRKTFGDFTAVDRIDLDVREGEFLTIVGPSGSGKTTLLRMLAGLDRPTEGWITLNGENLNDVPPNRRPTCLVFQSLALFPHKSVGENIEFPLKVKGVSRAERKRRALELMGVVRLPEAYYGKNVMKCSGGEKQRVAIARALAYDPAVLFFDEPLSAIDYKLKKVLEKELKDLHKETGKTFIYITHSLEEAMVMSDRIGVMRAGRLVQVGTPEQIYAHPVDRFVSEFVGEVNVFNVERDAPGTAWHGVDTPGTFKVTEPPLLEVEDPAPPVAAATTGEGEEAPPPPKPKRMIVQNAVQLVVRPEYMRFVTEGERVDNRLQGTVYNEYSLGSRVQYQVRCGKRVILVELPRSKAPPASVDRTVTVGWDAADAIVVRA
- a CDS encoding ABC transporter permease, translated to MSTLTPPSALEATGQPAAPAAAGWRGPRLSLGARCSAPVLILLGLGFVAPLVAIFAYSFARPRTFEVFRSFTLDNYATLFDATNTVWLSFLWSFGFALATVAILALVAYPIAFGLDRLFGRWSSIISLLFVFPLFVSENVRLYGWVLFFIKNGVLDGTLKAMGAGGGPEVLYSPAIILAGMVYTYLPFMLFPITLGLAMVPRDIIDAARDLGAGRLMIWREIELPLAMPGILIGVLLTFVLAIGAVAEAKILGGQSVIVVSHDIEIAFTYSQNWPLGSALAVVVSVFVAALTLWGLARLDLDRLLGRR
- a CDS encoding ABC transporter permease encodes the protein MDQTQTRSHFFIGLWTALVLVLVYLPIICGAVASFTKSRYFAFPVSAWSTSWWERTTDSIEIGMIVQNSFLVAGFVTVIAVVLAFFGALAFARYEWSGRRWFQKLIMLPIFFPQPVLGLALLLWFSALGIPTSWVTAVFAHLVWIVPVVTLVIAIQVYGFDPTLEEAAFDLGCSRLQVLREVTLPLLWPGIWSGALFAFLLSWGNFPLSLFTAGADSTIPKWLYAKMVAGYSPMVPALGTMSTLGAATALALAGLAALMWRKLRAA
- a CDS encoding DeoR/GlpR family DNA-binding transcription regulator; amino-acid sequence: MTKLSKKERHERILHELVASSTLRVSELAAELEVSTETIRRDLYELEERGLINRTYGGAVRPLGAEPSASERHRLMVEEREAIAAATVQLIKPKEVVAIGSGATTTHVARRMAAECRDVTVITHAFSVATVLAANPTIQVLICPGRYHGREGMMIGPETLEFLQSYNANWAILGATGVTPEGFCDVDADACAVYRAMMHRAAATIAVVDHTKFDQSALGLWGRWHDVAHLVTDRKPPPALVRAAERARTEITIATRR
- a CDS encoding cysteine hydrolase family protein — translated: MSWKTRNRSFYYLDAPEPLEPTLDPAATALLVIDVQNTYVERPPREALTSEAGRQQWDAWTPFHTQMSDVVIPNIASALSLFRANRIECVHARIACRTQDGRDRSLSQKKPGFNNLLLPKNERSAQIVPALAPVGDEITVIKTTDSALTGTNLRLTLHNLGIRTVVCAGIFTDQCVASTVRSLADESFEVIVLEDCCAAATAELHAQELAIINMIYCDVMTLAEFADILARRLAAASPTPASAAPLP
- a CDS encoding phosphotransferase enzyme family protein, producing the protein MYNQDFLKRLEDHLRVALPRWGVAEDADLKLLTISENATFRVTREGARDMVFRVHRPDYHTRDEIVSELTWLDALTREGVVATPGLIPLTDGSLIADIDDGGRTRHVVAFEFVPGREPAPEDDLPRWFRELGRIHATLHDHAQSWQPPSRFVRKTWTWESTVGPFPLWGDWRAALGLEPTGRALIERTVDALGRRLARWGQSPARFGLIHADLRLANLLVDDDRLVLIDFDDCGFSWFLYDFAAAVSFIETDPQIPELLNAWFEGYRTVRPLTDADVAEMPAFIMLRRILLTAWIASHSETPTAEAMGVPYTHGTLDLAETFLSRCG
- a CDS encoding aspartate aminotransferase family protein codes for the protein MEHKNMADTALQILALNAFNPMASAQLSRDVAELVTRRQRSFGQASVLFYEEPLHVVAGIGTELITIDGTPYLDLYNNVPSVGHCHPRVVSAVRAQVGRLNIHSRYLFDVVHDYAEQLLATFPAPLTNVLFTCTGSESNDLALRLARLVTGGLGVVVTKTAYHGNTTAVTEVSPSSYKKGAPPAHVRTVPPPHRAYYGDDIAGGFARAVGAAITAMANDGIRFAALLVDSIFSSDGVFADPPGFLAEAAALVRAKGGLLIADEVQPGFGRTGAGHWGFARHGVVPDIVTMGKPMGNGMPIGGVVTRPDLLADFAESFGYFNTFGGNPVASAAALAVLNVIKDEDLIGNANRVGNHMMASLRDLSARHPAIGEVRGAGLYVGVDIVNRGTGRPDPAETTRLINRLRERHILIGAAGPFGATLKIRPPLCLSVGEVDRFIDALDDSAAA
- a CDS encoding MDR family oxidoreductase — its product is MTFKAMRVDQAEGGQTVALVDFDEAELMEGDVTVRVSHSTVNYKDGLALTGKAPVVRRWPMIPGIDFAGVVERSSHPGWTAGDKVVLNGWGLGETHLGGYAEKARVKGDWLVRLPEGMGPAEAMAIGTAGFTAMLSVMALERHGLTPDRGQAIVTGAAGGVGSVAVALLAKLGWQVVAATGRPAEADYLKELGASEVIDRAELAVRPRPLAKERWAAGVDSVGSAPLANLLSMIRYGGAVAACGLAAGMDLPASVAPFILRSVSLLGIDSVMCPPPRRREAWARLAADLDRAKLKAMTRTVALAEVEAVGRAILQGQVRGRVVVEIG